GCCTTGGCCCGCGTTGGTGGAGAAGTGCTATCGGACCCTCGACCGTGACCGAGTGGAGTTCCACGACACCACGGGAAGGTGCTCGGTCGCCTCAGCGGATGCCGCGACCGTGGGACTTGGGTTCTGCGTGCTGGCGGCCCCTGAGATTGCCGTGGGCGCCGTGATCGCGCTTGGCGTGGTGGTGGTCGGTGTCGCCATCAAGGAAGCGATTGATGCCTATGAGTTCCGCCATGCCTCCCCTGAGGAAGCAGGAGCCTCACGAGGAACGAAGGTGGCCTCCCGGGAAACCGAAGCGCAACGCAAGCCCAGGCTGAAGCCCGAGCCAGGGGGGCAGGACTGGCAGCCCCCGGTGCCGCCCGTGCCCGTGGGCCGGACGGGACGCGCCAGCTGTGAACCTGTTCCGGTGCCCCATGCGGGCGAGGACGACCCACATAATGAATGTGCCGACAAGTTCCCACCCAACCGTTACCCCGGGATGGACGTGCTCGTTGGCGGAGTGCGCTTCGATGCGCTGCAAGTTGGCGTGCGCAAGCTGTGGGAGATCAAGACCCATCGATTCGACACGTACCCTGGCTTCATCCGGCGGCGGGAGATTGAGAGGGAGTTGGAGCAAATACAAAAGGAGCGAGCTGCTGCTGCGGCATGTGGATATGACTTCGTCATTGGGGTGAGCACCCAGGAGCACAAGGACGCGCTTATCGAAGTGGACTTCTCTCTGGATGTCGTCGTCACGGGGTGCGAACGATGACCAGGCGTAAAGCCCTCTCCCTCATTGTTTATGCGCCTCCGCTTGTCAGCAGGGATGGCCGCACGCTCGCCGTCGTCCATGGGATGGAGAAGGCGCTTCCCGGCCTGCGACTGGAGTGGGAAGTCGGCAAGGGAGTGCGACCCACCGTATTGTCGCAGCGCGACGCATGGCTCGCGGAAAGGACGCAGGACGGGAGATTCCCTCTGCTGTGCAACGGGGACGCGCGTTACCCCGTGACGGTGAACGGGAGGGGAAGACCTGGACTCCTCAGCCCAGGCGGTCAGTCCCTGTCTGAAGTGCATGCGGAACTGCCACTGGATGAGGCCGTGCTCGCGGCAGCGGCGGCTTTGCTTGAGGGCATGTCTGAGGGGGCGTGCTCGTTCTGGGGACATGCGTCGCCGTATGGCTACGGTTCGGAAGTCGCGCCGCAGTTTCGCCGATCGCCTCATGGGCCCGAGTTGGCACCCCGTGGGCTTCCCATGATCAGCCTGCCAGAAAAGCTCACCGCGCCTGAGATCCCCTGGTTCCTCGGGTGGCTGAACTATTGGTCTGCCGCTGCCGCGCGGGCCATCGGGTTCCCGGAACCGACCCGTGACGCCGAACTGCTTTCACGGGCTCGGCGCACGGCATCGGGCGGCTGGATCGTGCAGCTCACCGATGCGCCGCTCGACCTGGACAACCCCGCCCACCTGGACACGCTCAAGCGGACCTACGAGCGGTTCCCCGAGATTGGCGGACGTGCAGCGCCTTGACCCGATTCAGGACATGGCGGAGCGTTCCTCTGCGTATGACGTGCCGGCCCATCCGCCCGCTGAACGCCCACGAGGAACTGGCCGCCGCCACGCCGGACGAGCTCCAGCCGGACCTGGAGCGGCTGCTGCACCACCTTCCGCCGCTCGTCTGACAGCGTGGCTCAGTGGGGCTGAACTGGAGGGGGGAACACCTCCCCGCCGCGTCCTCTCGACCCCCCTCAGGGCCAGCGGAACACAACGTGCCCCACTCCCCGATTGCGCGCCTTCACCTTGCCATCCTTGAACTCAGCGACTGCCCCCTCAACGACGAAGCAAATTGGATAATCGGCCTGCCCCGGCAGTCTCACGCGGTCATACCGCACGACGAGCGCGGGCCCATCCGCACGCCCCATCTTGTCGGAGAGATAGTACGCCTTGCCGTAGAAGCGTGTTCCAGCAGGGGCGACCGCCTCCTGCCGGTCATCTCCGACGCCTGTCGGGGCCACTCCCACCACTTCCGAGCCAGCGGTGAACCACACATTCGCATCCCCCTTCTGGCGGTCGTCGAGTTGGATGAGGAAGGTCTGGTTCCACTGCCAATGGAGCTGCTTCTCCATTGCTTCTTTCGCCCCGTCCGGGCAGCTGAAGGACTCGGGCCGGATTTGAGCTCCCGGACAACCCGCCGCCAGCGCCGCGACGAGCGACAACGACGCGCACTCCATGGCGGCGATGGCCTTCTTCGGCATGCGGGGGGGGTGTCCTTGGGTTGGGACTTCGGGGGCGCGGGTCTTCAAGGCGGATCCTTCCTTCGGAGCAACGGCGATTGACGGCCCCGGGGCGGTCACGCGTGAGGGGCTGGGGATGGACATAGCAGGAGGGATTGTCTCGGACGGTGCGGAGTGGAGAGTGACGGGAGGGCGCGGGCCCGCGGCGACGTGAGGCCCGGCAGAACCCCCGGCGAAATTCCAGACGAGCGCGGCGAGGACAATCGCGACGATGCCGGCGAGGAGCGCACGCCATTGGCCCTGGCCTGGGTTGCGCTCAGCCCGGGCGACGTGCCGCTTGAGCGATGGGAGAGGGGTGGGCCTCGCCGGCGTCTCCGGGCGCGGCCCGCCATGGCGCTGCTCCGATGGCGGATGGACTGGCACGTCGTAGTCGGAGGAAGGGGCGGCTCGGAGCTCGGCCAGTTCACGGCGCAGCGCCTCGGTGTCGACCGGACGCTTCCTGGGGTCTCGGGCCAGGATGCTCTCAACGAGGTCGCTCAGTTCCTCGGGGACTCGCGCATTCGCCAGGCGGGGCGACGGTGGAGGCATGGCCGCATTGTTCAAGTCGAAGCGCGGACGGAACTCCGTGGGTCGCGGGTCCGTCAGCAGCTCATGGAGCATGACGCCGACCGCGAAGATTTCGTCGGCGACCTGGAAGGCGTAGCGGGCCCGCCGCTCGTCCTTGTGTTCGCGCAGGAACTTGAACTGCTCGGGCGCGCGGTAGCGGTCTGTGCCCGGAGGGAGGCCCCCGTCCGTCAGGTCTTCCGCGAGGGTGTAGGTCGCGCAGCTGAAATCGATGAGGACAGGCTCGCCGTCGTTCTGGCGGATGAGCACGTTGGACAGCTTCAGGTCCCGATGCAGGATGCCCCGGCCGTGCATGTATGCCAGCGCACCGGTGAGCTTCTCGAAGACGCCGAGGACTTCGCGGACCGTCGGGTGCTTGCGTTCGGCCCACTCCGCGAGCGTCCAGCCCTCCACGTAGTCGAGCGCGAGGTACAGGTTGCCGCTCTCCGCGACGCCATGCCCTTGCGGCCGGACGATGTTCGGATGGTCCAGCATGAGCAGCGCCGTCAACTCCCGCAGCGTCCGCGCATGGGTCTGCTTGAGGTCGCCGCTGGACTCCCGGTGCTGGGCCACCTTGATGGCGCGTTGCCTGCCGTTCTTTTCGCCCAGGAAGACGAACGCGAAGCCTCCGTCTCCGAGTTCCTTGGCCACCTGCCATCCATCAATGAACGAACCCGGAGGCAGCTTGATCATTGCCGCGTTCATCGGGCATCCCCTGCGGCGGGCCGCGGAAAGCGCACGCCCGGAATCGTGAGTCGACGTCCCTCCTCCCCGAGCACCTCCAGGGTGAAGACAAGGTTTGCGTCCGTGGCTGTCACTTCCACGGCCGCCAGGAAGTGCCTGGCCTCCCCAGGCGGAATCGGTCCCGGCTTCATTGCGACGAGCCGCGCTCGCAGGGGCGTACCGCTCATCCCTACGAATGTCGCCTCTCGGGGTGTCCATGCGGGCTGCTCAAGGCTGTTCGAGATCGTCACGTCCGCCAGAATCCATGTCGTGCCTCGAAAGGCCACGAGCGATTCAAAGGAAAGACCCTGCATCGCCTCCAGCGAGCCCTTTCTTCTGGACGTTGAGATGCCCTTGTCGTCCAGGTAGCCGAGCCGCACGAAGTCTTCCGGCTTCGGCGCCGGGGCTTGCGCGGTGGGTTGGCAGGGTTCGTTCGGTGGCGCCGGACGCTGAACGTCGATCCGCGAGTCCACTTCGGCAGGGTCGGTGACGAGCCTGAAGGCGGCCCGGGCGGGTGCTCGGCCATCTTCGAAGAAGACGCCGAGTTCCTGACGCTCGCCATCGCCAAGGTTGGCCACGGGCTGGATGATGACGGAGCGCTCGCCGGTATCCAGGACGCGGATCCGTGACTCGTCGAAGGTCAGGGTCTTCTTCTGGATCGGCGAGGGAAAGAACAGCAGTGTCATGGTGTCCCGCGCAACGCGGACGACGGGCAGCGGCTCCGCGGGCGTGCTGGCGAGGGGCACGGAGCGCTGACGCTCAACGCGCGTCCTCTCGGTCGGCTGGGCCTGCGCGGATGTTCCCCACGCGAGCGTAAGCGCCAGGGGAAGAGCCAATCTCAAGGGTTGGAGCAATGGTGCGTGACCTCCCGGATGGGCACGTTACCATCGCGATTGCTCACGCAGCTGGGCTCTTTCCAGCAGCTGAAACCGCGTTCCAAGCCCTTGAGAGCCAGGCGCCACTCAGTGCTGCGAGCGCGGGTGCAGCGCCTGCACCTGGCGCACCTGCTGGCGGCTGTTGAGCGGCAGGGCCGGCAGCGTGAGCTGATCCAACTCCCGCGGACCGATGACCTGCACCACGTCCTTGCGGAAGAGCAGGTCCAGCGTCCAGCCCATGGCCACGCGCACCTTCGTCTCCAGCCTGGGCAGCTTGAACAGGTAGATGGTGCGCCAGAGCACCCACGCGAAGGTGCCGGAGAACTTCAGCCCCAGGATGCGCGCCACGCCCGAGCGCTGGCCAATCGTGGCCAGCTGCCCCAGCATCTTGTAGCGGAACACCTTCCCCGGCCGGCCCTTCAGCGCCGCGCACACGTTGCGCGCCACCGCCACGCCCTGGCGGAGCGCGTGCTGCGCGGTGGGAGGACAGGGCTTGCCTCCGTTGGTGATGTCCGGCACCGACGCGCAGTCGCCCAGCGCCCACACGCCCGGGAAGCCGGGCACCTCCATGCGCTCGTTCACCTTGAGCCGCCCGCGCTCCTTCTCGCACGGCAGCGTCGACAGCAGGGACGGCGGCGTGACGCCCGCGGTCCACACCACCGTCTTGGTGGGCACCACCGTGCCGTCCGGCAGCTCCACGCCCGCCGCCGTCACGTCCTTCACGTGGACGCCGGTGCGCACCTCGATGCCGTGCTCGATGAGCTTCTTGCGCGTGTACGCGCCCAGGTCCTCGCCCAGCTCCGGCAGCACCTCCTTGCCGCCGTGCACCAGCATCACGCGCACGTTGGCGTGCTGGATGTTGGGATAGAAGGGCAGGGCGCCATGGATGAAGTCGTTGATGGCGCCCGCCGTCTCCACGCCGGCGAAGCCGCCGCCCACCACCACGAAGGTGACGATGGCGTTGCGCGCGCCCGTGGTGACGCAGTCCGTGTCCGCCTCCTCCAGCCGGTCCACCAGGCAGTTGCGCAGGAGCATCGCGTCGCCCAGCGTCTTCATGGTCAGCGTGTAGTCGCGTGGGCCCGGCTTGCCGAAGAAGTTCGTCTCCGAGCCCATGGCCATCACCATGTAGTCGTACTCCAGCGTGTGGCTGTGGCCGTCCAGCCCGCCGTGCGCCACCGTGACCCGCTTCGACTCCAGGTCCAGCCCGCTGACGTCGCCCTCCACGAACGTCAGGCGCGGCAACAGCTTGCGCAGCGAGATGACGATGGCGGTCGCGTTCAGGTCGCTCGCCGCCACCTCGTGGAGCATGGGCGTGAAGAGGAAGAAGTTGTCACGGCTGACGAGCGTCACCTCCACGTCGTCCCGCTTCCCCAGCTGCCGCTCCAGGTGCAGCGCCGCGTACATGCCGGCGAAGCCGCCTCCCAGGATGAGCACCCGCTTGCGCGACGGCGGCGCGTCCACGCAGAGCCCTTCCGACTTCTGGTCCGCCCCCATGCCCGCCTCCTCACGGCGCGAAGAACACTTGCCCTCAATCTCGGGGCGCTCCTCCGCATCCGCATCCCGGGCCGGCGGGGGCCTGTCCGCCCGCTCGCCTCAGGGGTGGTTCGGGTGCATCCGGTGCCGCCAGGTCGTGCGCTGGGATGTGTAGCGGGGGTTCTCGAAGAGCTTGATCAGCACCATGCCCGCCACGAACCCGCCGATGTGCGCCCACACGGCGACGCCGCCGGACACCTCCGGCCTCAGCGTCATCAACTGCGGCAGGCCGGTGATGACCTGGAGCACGAACCACCACACCAGCACGGCCCACGCGGGGATGGGGAAGACGCGGATGAGGATGAAGATGATGAACAGCATGTTCACGCGCACGCGCGGGTAGAGCACCAGGTACGCGCCCAGCACCCCCGCGATGGCGCCGGACGCGCCCACCGTGGGCACCGGCGACGTGGGGTCCACCGCCACGTGCGCCGCCGCCGCCACCAGCCCGCACACCAGGTAGAAGACGAGGAAGCGCAGGCGCCCCATGCTGTCCTCGATGTTGTTTCCGAAGACCCAGAAGAACAGCACGTTGCCCAGGATGTGCCCCCAACTGCCGTGCAGGAACATGGACGTGAGCGGCGTGAGGCGGTTGATGGCCTCGTTGTCCACCACGCACGCGAGCCCGTCCCCCAGCGGCACCGCCTGCCCCAGCGGCGCGCGGCCGGTGAGCTCCCCGGGCACCAGGCCCAGCTCGCAGATGCTGGTGGCCAGCCGCACCATGTTGAAGCCCGCGCCCTGGAAGAACACCCAGGTGAGGCCGATGGCCGCGAGCAGGAGGTACGTCATCACTGGGGTGCGCAGGGTCGGGTTGTCGTCGCTGATGGGAATCATGTCCGCCCACCAGCATGACCCCGCCACCGGCCCCCCGGACGGCCTCGTGCTCACGGATGTGCGGCGCCGGACGCATCACCGGAAGGCGGCCGGGCTCTATGCCAAATGAAGGTTGCCTGATGGAGGTGACCCTCTCCCGGAAGGGCCCGGACTTGGCTTCCAGGCCCGCCCCGGGCGAAATTCCGCAACCGCCTTCTCTTTCATGGAGTCCGGAGCAATGAATCCCTCGAAATCGTCCCGCGCCTCGGCGCTGTTCGTGGTGTCCGTCCTCGCCCTCGCCTTCAGCAGCGGCTGCGCCGCGCGCCGCCAGCAGTCGTACCTGGAGGACAAGGCCATGGGGCACGTCTACCGCAAGCCCATCGCGGAGGTGTGGCCGGAGGCCCTGGCCCTGATCAAGGAGAAGGGCTTCTCCGTGACGAACACCCAGACCGGCTTCGAGACCACGACGGAGTGGCTGATGACCAGCGCGCCCTCCTCGCTGGGCACCTCCTACGCGCGCTACCTGATTCGCGGCTTCGAGCGCGGGCCCGGCCAGTGCGCCGTGGAGTTCCGCCGCCAGGACCGCTCCGAGTCCCGGGCCGCCGACAGCACCGACGGCCGCGCCAAGGAGACGGGGGAGTCCTCGGTGGGCGCGGGCGCCTCCCAGATGCGGCGCGACTCCGAGCTGGAGTGGGAGCTGCTCCAGAAGGTGGACCCGGACGCCGCCTCCGCCCTCAAGGCCGAGGCGAAGAAGATCGAGTAGTCACGCCGTTCCAGGCTGCCGCCGCGTCAGTCGCGCAGCGGCAGCTCCACGGTGAGGCCATCGAAGGCCACCTCCACCGGCCCCTTGAACGCCTCACGCGCCTGCGTGAGCAGCCGTCCGGGGTCGGTGTCGTGGCGGCTGGACAGGTGGGTGAGGATGAGCCGCTTCGCCCCCGCGTCCCGCGCCACCTGCGCCGCCTCCCGCGCGGTGGAGTGCCGCGTCTCCAGCGCGCGCGCCTGCTCGTCGTCGGAGAAGGTGGACTCGTGCACCAGCAGGTCCGCGTCCTTCGCCGCCTGCACCAGCGACGGGCACGGCCGCGTGTCTCCGGAAATCACCAGCCGCCGCCCGGACCGGGACTCGCCCAGCACGTCCTCCGGCTTCACCACGCGCCCGTCCGGCAGCGTGACGGACTCACCCTTCTGCAGCTTGCCGAAGGACGGCCCCTCCGGCACGCCCAGCTCCCGCGCCTTCTCCAGGTGGAACCGCCCCGGACGGCTGTCCTCCGCCAGCACGTAGCCCAGCGCGTGGATGCGGTGGTCCACGCCCACCGCCTGCACGGTGTAGCCATTGCGGCGCACCGTGTCCCCGTCCTTCAGTTCGTGGATTTCGATCGGGAAGGCCAGCGACTCCAGCCCCAGGTGCACGGCCTGATGCAAGAGCCGCCGCGCCGGAGGAGGCCCATACAGGTGCATGGGCGCGGTGCGGCCCATCATCCCCAGCGTGCGCAGGAACCCGATGATTCCCAGGTAGTGGTCGGCGTGGAAGTGCGTGAAGAACGCCGCGTCCACGGTGAAGCCCGTGCCGAAGCGCACCATCTGCCGCTGGGTGCCCTCGCCACAGTCGAACAGGAGCAGGTCCGCGTGCGCCTTCACCGCCAGGCCGGAGAGGCCGCGATGCAGCGTGGGCTGCGCGGCGGAGGTGCCGAGGAAGGTGAGCCTCAGTAGGGACATGCCAGCGCTTCCCACGTCGAGAGTGGCCTCCTCGCACGCGCGGAGTCTGCCTGCGCGCGCGCGTTCCCGGGGCATTTACCAGGGTGCGAGGGGGCGTGCTATGCAGCCGGCCCTTTCGGACCCGCCCCCATGCCTGATTCCCTGACGGTCGGCCCCACGGCCGACCCCCGCCGAGTGAAAGCCCAGGACGGCCGCCTGCTCACCGTCCCTGACGGCTGGGCCCTCCTCCCCCCCGGCGACGCCGGCCTCACCCGCCGCGTGAAGGCCGCCGGCCCCTCCTGGACCGTGGTGGAGAAGGTGGGCCGCAAGCTCTTCTCCCGGGGCGTGTGGGCGCCGGAGGCCCACATCGTCCACGCCAAGGCCGCCCTGGAGGACGAGCGCGCCACCCCCGCCTACGCGAAGAAGCTGGCCCAGGGCCGCGAGCGCCGCGCGAAGGAGCAGGCCGAGTACGAGGTCGACTTCGCCAACGCCGTCCTGCGCTTCCTCGCCTTCAGCCCCGCGTGGCTCCCCCACGCCAAGCGCCTGGCCGTGATGGTCGCAGGCCACGCCACCCCCGTGGGCAGCGGCACCGTGGCCCGCACGGAGCGCATCCCCATTGAAAGGCGCGCGGAGGCCGCCGTCATCGCCTGGATGCGCCACCAGACCACCAGCTACGACGACATGCGCATCGCCCGCGTGAAGGGCGCCCGCCGCGAGGTGCGCCGCGAACTGGCGGAGGTGTCCCGCGCCATCCTGGACCTGCACCGCCGGGACGCCCCCCACGCCCCGCCCGGGTGTCCGCTCTGCTCCGCCCTCCTGCGCCCTCCGCCGACACGCCCCTCGGATTCCTGACCCGGCGTTCAGCAACGACTGTTTTATTTCTGACCGGCGGGTTAGGAATGCGTCCGCCATGCCCCGCCACGCCGACCCCAAAGCCCGCAGCGCGCTCATCGCGTCCGCGCGGGTGGAGTTCGCGAAGCGGGGCGTGAAGGGCGCGCGCATCAGCGACATCACCGCCGCCAGCGGCCTGTCCAAGGGCGCCTTCTACCTGCACTTCCCCTCGAAGGAGGCCCTCTTCGCGGCGCTGGTGGAGGGCTTCCTGGAGGCGCTGGAGGTGCTGGCCACGAAGCGCATGTCCTGCATGGAGCGCTTCCGCGCGGACCACGGCGGGCTGCCGGGCCCCGGGGACGTGGCCGCGCGCTCGGAGCGCTATGTCGACTTCCTGCGCGTGGAGGCCGCGCTGGACGTGGAGATGCTGGAGCTCATGTGGGAGCAGCGGGAGCTGGTCACCGCGCTCATCGTGGGCAGCCAGGGCACCGCCTTCGAGTCCGTCATGTGGGACGTGGTGGACCGCGAGGTGGAGCGCATCGCCCGGGAGTTCCACCACCTGCGCGGCCAGCAGCCGGACACCCCGGACGTGGACCCCAGCCTCTTCGGCTCCTTCGTCGTGGGCACCTACCTGCTCTTGGCCCGGCGCATGGGCCGGCTGACGCAGAAGCCGGACCTGGCCGCCTGGGCCGTGGGCCTCCAGCGTCTGATGCACGAAGGCTCGCTGCCCCGCGAGGCCGTGCCCGCGACGCCCGCCGCCGTCGCGCGTCCCTCTTCACCGCCTTCCACGCGCCGGTGCCACGCCCGCGCGGACCACCCGCACCGCCCGCCAAGGAAACGCCCGTGAAACCGTCCACGAAGCCCTCCGCCTCCCGCGCCCTCACCGCCCTGGGGATGGCCGCCGCGCTCTCGCTCTCCGGTTGCGACAAGGCGGATGCCGCGTCCTCGGCGCCCGCCGCGGCCGCGGGCCAGGAGAAGCCGGCGCCGGCCGTGAAGGTCGTCTCCGCGCGCGGCGTGCAGGCCTCGCAGTCGGAGGAGGTGACGGGCACGCTGTACCCCGCCCAGGGCCTCCAGGTCGGCTTCGAGGTGGGCGGCCGCCTGGAGGCGGTGCGCATCCACAAGGGCCAGGCCGTGAAGAAGGGCGACACGCTCGCCCAGCTCAACTCCGAAATCGCGGACGCGCAGGTGGCCGGCGCGGAGGCCGCCGTCGCCGCCGCGGAGGCCGCCGCCTCCATGGCGAAGGACGCGGCCGAGCGCACGGAAAAGCTCAGCACCGGCGGTGGCGTCAGCGACCAGCAGCACAAGAACGCCGTGGCCGCCGCCGCGCAGGCCCAGGCGCAGGTGATGGCCGCGAAGGCGCAGCTGGCGCAGGCCCGCGCGTCGCGCCGCCGGCACGACCTGAAGGCGCCCTTCGCGGGCACGCTGATCGAGTCCCCGGACCAGACGGGCGCCACGGTGGGGCCGGGCTCGCCCCTGTTCACGCTGGAGCAGCTGGACACGCTCATCTTCCGCACCACCGTGGCGGAAGGGGCGCGCGCGCTGCTCAAGCCCGGCACGAAGGTGCGCGTGGCGGCGCTGGGCAACGGCGCGTCCACCGACGAGGCCGTGGTGCGCACCATCCTGCCCTCCGCGGACCCCACCACCCGCCGCATCCCGGTGGAGATCGCCGTGCCCAACGCGGACGGCCGCTTCGTGGCCCACACCCTGGCGCGCGCCATGCTGAAGCTGGGCGAGACGCAGGAAGCGCAGCTGCTGCCCACGACGGCGCTGTCCTCCTCCAACGGGGACCACGTCCTCGTCGTCAGCGACGGCGCCCTCCAGCGCGTGGACGTGCAGGTGTTGGAGCGCCGCGACCGCGAGGTGGTGGTGCGCGCCGCCGCCGTCCTCCAGCAGGTGGTGGACTACCCCACGCCCTCGCTGACCCCCGGCACCCGCGTCTCCGTGAAGTAGCCGCAAGCCGCCCCTTTTCGCCGAGTGCGTGAGCTCTTCCCATGATTCTCAGTGACGTTTCCATCCGGCGGCCGGTGTTCACGGCCATGGTGTCCCTGCTGCTCATCGTGCTGGGCGTGATGGGCCTCAAGCGCCTGGGCACCGACCTCTACCCGGACGTCAGCTTCCCCGTGGTCGTGGTCAACACCCTCTACAAGGGCGCGGGACCGGGCGAAATCGAGACCCAGGTCATCAAGCCCCTGGAGGACGCGGTCGCCGGCATCAGCGGCGTGGATAAAATCCACTCCTTCAGCCGTGAGAACGTGGGCACCGTGGTGGTGTCCTTCACGCTGGGCACCGCCCTGGACACCGCCGTGCAGGACGTGCGCGACAAGGTGGGCCAGGCGGTCAACAAGCTGCCCACGGACGCGGACGCGCCCATCGTCAGCCGCGTGGACCTGTCCGCCGCGCCCATCCTCACCTACGCCATCTCCGCGGACATGAAGTCCCAGGCGCTGCGCAAGCTGTTGGATGACCGCATCAAGCCCGCGCTCGCGCAGCTGGCCGGCGTGGCGGAGGTGCGCATCACCGGCGGCGACACGCGTGAAGTCCAGGTCGACATTGATTTGGACAAGGCCCGCGCGGTGGGCATCGCGCCGTCGCAGGTGTCCCAGCGCATCGCCATGGAGAACCTCAACCTGCCCGCGGGCCGTCTGCAGTTGGGGCCCAACGAGCTGACCGTGCGCGCCATGGGCGAGTTCCGCACCGTGGAGGAGTTGAAGAAGCTGCCCATCGCCCGCAGCACCACCGGCGCGCAGGTGCGCCTGGAGGAGGTCGCCACCGTCACGGACGGCGTCGCCGAGCGCCGCACCACCGCGCGCCTCAACGCCCGCGACGCCGTGGTGCTGGAGATCGTGAAGCAGCCGGGCTCCAACACCGTGAGCGTCAGCGACGCGGTGAAGAAGACGCTCGCGGACATGACGCCGGTGGTGGGGCAGGGCTTCCAGGCCACGCTGCTCATCGACCAGTCGGACCTCATCCGCGCCAACACCCACGAGGTGTGGATCGCCCTCATCTTCGGCGGCCTGATGGCGGTCCTCATCATCCTGATGTTCCTCTTGGACCCGCGCGGCACGTTCATCTCCGCGCTCGCGCTGCCTACGTCCGTCATCGGCACGTTCTTCGTGATGTATGTGTTGGGTTACTCGCTCAACCAGATGACGCTCCTGTCACTGTCGTTGGCCATCGGTCTGCTCATCGACGACGCGGTGGTGGTGCGTGAGGCCATCACCCACCGGCTGGAGCAGGGCGAGGACCCGATGAGCGCCGCGTACCACGGCACCAAGGACGTGGGTCTGGCGGTGCTCGCGACGACGCTGGCCCTGGTGGCGGTGTTCATCCCCGTGGCCTTCATGCCCGGCATCGTGGGCCAGTTCTTCAAGCAGTTCGGCATCACCATCTCCGTGGCGGTGCTCATCTCGCTGTTCATCTCCTTCACGCTGGACCCCATGCTGTCCGCGCGCTTCGCCAAGGCGCACACGCCGGGGGCGCAGCGGAACGAACCCGCCGTCTTCCGCGCGCTGCGCCGCTTCCTGGAGGCCACGGAGTCCACCTACGCCCGCATCCTGGGCTGGGTGCTGCGCCACAAGTGGACCACCGCCGGCCTCACCGTGCTGGCGCTGTTCCTGTCCTTCGGCGCCGCCAGCCGCCTGGGCGTGGAGTTCATGAGCGCGGAGGACCGCTCGCAGCTCATCGTCGAGCTGCAACTGCCGGACTCCTCCAGCCTGGCTCAAACGACGGAGCGCGCCGCGGAGGCGGAGGTGCTGCTCAAGAAGATTCCGGAGGTCACGGACATCTACACGACCGTCGGTCCCAACGGAGACGTCTACAAGGCGCGCCTGCGCGTGCTCACCGTGGGCAAGGACCAGCGCACGAAGAGCATCCCCGTCATCAAGGAGGAGGCCCGCGCGCTGCTGGTGCCCAACCTGGTCTCCACCGCCATCACCCTGTCGGACCCGCCGTCCATCGAAGGCCTGGGGGACTGGTTCCCCATCATGGTGCGCGTGGTGGGCCCGGACCTGAAGCGCGTCAACGAGGAGGCCGAGCGCGTGGCCAGCATCCTGCGCACCTTGGGCACCTCCGACGTGCGCGTGGACTCCAACCCGGCCAAGCCGGAGCTGCAGATTCAAATCGACCGCGCGCGCGCCGCGGACATGGACCTGTCCGCCGGGGCGCTCGCCTCGCAGCTGCGGCTGGCCATCGACGGTGACGTGACGGCCAAGCTGCGCGAGGGCACGGACGAGACGGACATCCGCGTGCGCCTGCGCGAGGAGGACCGCGCCACGCCGGAGCGCGTGCGCCAGTTGATGATCTCCACGCCCAAGGGCCTGCACCAGGTGACGGACGTGGCGGAGGTGTCGCTCAAGGACGGCCCCAGCGTCATCGAGCACGAGAACCGCGAGCGCCAGGTGGCCGTCGTGTCCCAGCTGGCCAAGGGCGCCGCGCTGGGTGACGTGGCCACGAAGTTGAAGGCCGCCATCGCGGAGAAGCCGCTGCCGCCCGGCTACGCCATCGTCTACG
The sequence above is drawn from the Corallococcus sp. NCRR genome and encodes:
- a CDS encoding efflux RND transporter permease subunit — translated: MILSDVSIRRPVFTAMVSLLLIVLGVMGLKRLGTDLYPDVSFPVVVVNTLYKGAGPGEIETQVIKPLEDAVAGISGVDKIHSFSRENVGTVVVSFTLGTALDTAVQDVRDKVGQAVNKLPTDADAPIVSRVDLSAAPILTYAISADMKSQALRKLLDDRIKPALAQLAGVAEVRITGGDTREVQVDIDLDKARAVGIAPSQVSQRIAMENLNLPAGRLQLGPNELTVRAMGEFRTVEELKKLPIARSTTGAQVRLEEVATVTDGVAERRTTARLNARDAVVLEIVKQPGSNTVSVSDAVKKTLADMTPVVGQGFQATLLIDQSDLIRANTHEVWIALIFGGLMAVLIILMFLLDPRGTFISALALPTSVIGTFFVMYVLGYSLNQMTLLSLSLAIGLLIDDAVVVREAITHRLEQGEDPMSAAYHGTKDVGLAVLATTLALVAVFIPVAFMPGIVGQFFKQFGITISVAVLISLFISFTLDPMLSARFAKAHTPGAQRNEPAVFRALRRFLEATESTYARILGWVLRHKWTTAGLTVLALFLSFGAASRLGVEFMSAEDRSQLIVELQLPDSSSLAQTTERAAEAEVLLKKIPEVTDIYTTVGPNGDVYKARLRVLTVGKDQRTKSIPVIKEEARALLVPNLVSTAITLSDPPSIEGLGDWFPIMVRVVGPDLKRVNEEAERVASILRTLGTSDVRVDSNPAKPELQIQIDRARAADMDLSAGALASQLRLAIDGDVTAKLREGTDETDIRVRLREEDRATPERVRQLMISTPKGLHQVTDVAEVSLKDGPSVIEHENRERQVAVVSQLAKGAALGDVATKLKAAIAEKPLPPGYAIVYDGQMKSLDEQNDAFGIAFLLAFVFIYMVLASQFESFKHPFTIMVSLPLALVGALLGLVVTNYHVSMGAMIGVILLMGLVTKNAILLIDGALQHLREGDSVDEALLKAGPRRLRPILMTSAAMAIGMVPTAVGTGIGSEFRAPMAISVIGGVITSTFLTLLVVPVVFAAMEKLSFRKKQPRAQGPHASLPVDGPAAHDRAA